One genomic segment of Choristoneura fumiferana chromosome Z, NRCan_CFum_1, whole genome shotgun sequence includes these proteins:
- the LOC141438119 gene encoding phosrestin-2-like, whose product MTLTALVVQHVDVCMFSNGKFKNVVAMAKDEGTPVPPGQRLEDSYTVTPSRGVTKNWIALEDSYSKTGACLASTVICNSNSPEDRNVFAIYVSYYVKVKLSISGIGGELSVKLPFSLSHACINEAPTDSVMEEASHRMILEGRENSDDEEGEKDGEATADENQETDLDEDPKPEAQAEARQCVAADVCVNIIENKLCERPRFEGPPQVRNINLDEDDLNLIMRYPGPDT is encoded by the exons atgacacttact GCGCTGGTCGTCCAGCACGTGGACGTGTGTATGTTCTCCAACGGCAAGTTCAAGAACGTGGTTGCCATGGCGAAGGACGAGGGGACACCTGTGCCCCCCGGGCAGAGACTAGAAGACTCCTACACTGTGACCCCCAGCCGAG GTGTAACCAAAAACTGGATAGCTCTAGAGGACTCATACTCAAAAACGGGAGCCTGCCTCGCTTCGACAGTCATCTGCAATTCCAACTCACCAGAAGACCGCAATGTTTTCGCCATCTACGTGTCGTACTACGTAAAGGTAAAACTTTCCATCAGCGGCATAGGCGGGGAACTGTCAGTCAAGCTACCCTTTTCTCTATCCCACGCTTGCATCAACGAAGCACCGACTGACAGCGTGATGGAGGAAGCCTCCCACAGGATGATCCTAGAAGGACGAGAAAACAGCGATGATGAAGAAGGAGAAAAGGATGGTGAAGCTACTGCTGACGAAAACCAAGAGACCGATCTTGACGAAGATCCAAAACCAGAAGCGCAAGCAGAGGCTCGTCAATGCGTCGCTGCCGATGTATGCGTTAATATTATCGAGAACAAGCTGTGCGAGAGACCTCGATTTGAAGGTCCGCCTCAGGTCCGCAACATCAACCTCGATGAAGATGATCTGAACCTGATCATGCGGTATCCAGGTCCGGACACGTGA